A window of the Pristiophorus japonicus isolate sPriJap1 chromosome 13, sPriJap1.hap1, whole genome shotgun sequence genome harbors these coding sequences:
- the LOC139278678 gene encoding oxidative stress-induced growth inhibitor 1-like isoform X1, with protein MNDSGPSSVHGLTAFPVIVIGNGPSAICLSYLLSGYRPYFKESSIHPNPILQRKLEENLGISIIEQDLEFLSEGLEGRSHNPMAVLFDSLLHPDADLGVSMDSMLSWKLESGHYIPHLVLGKGPLGGAWHSIEGSMFTLSLGDWMELPDLPFRDWMRVKRRCLRNDRATTADIAQYYQHYATAKGLRENFVCGTVVTSVRRVSPSCGEGEEATDHAADAQASRQFTRTNLFEVNGYSKAKDGSEKAFCIYAENVVLATGTYDSPAWLEVNGEDLPFVYHTTSELEQTLKEQETGVNLDPILIVGGGLTAADAVISAHHSNAPIIHVFRRGVTDPGLIFNQLPKVMYPEYHKVHQMMTQQSCTTTGPYQGYLSLPKHRVVSFTPDRKCILQDMGSGERRAFNISMALILIGSNPNLTFLPDQGRSLAADTELPVNSKRNPVVVDCRTYECAQERGLYALGPLVGDNFVRFLQGGALAITSALTKDRHGQRPIHSQPTVS; from the exons ATGAATGACAGCGGGCCATCCTCGGTGCACGGACTCACTGCCTTCCCTGTCATTGTAATCG GGAATGGACCCTCGGCCATTTGTCTATCCTATCTCCTGTCTGGATACAGGCCTTACTTCAAGGAATCTTCAATCCATCCTAATCCCATTCTTCAACGGAAATTGGAGGAGAACCTAGGAATCTCCATCATAGAACAG GATCTGGAGTTCCTGTCTGAGGGGCTGGAGGGACGGTCCCACAATCCGATGGCCGTTCTCTTTGATTCCCTCCTGCACCCCGATGCTGATTTAGGCGTATCCATGGATTCAATGCTAAGCTGGAAGCTGGAATCTGGGCACTACATTCCTCATCTGGTCCTTGGCAAGGGGCCACTGGGAGGGGCTTGGCAC TCTATTGAGGGCTCCATGTTTACCCTCAGTCTCGGGGACTGGATGGAGCTTCCTGACCTGCCCTTCAGGGACTGGATGAGGGTCAAGAGAAG ATGCCTGCGGAACGATCGGGCCACAACAGCAGACATTGCCCAGTATTACCAGCACTACGCCACAGCCAAGGGTCTGCGGGAGAACTTTGTGTGTGGCACCGTGGTGACCTCGGTGAGAAGGGTCAGTCCCAGTTGCGGCGAGGGAGAGGAGGCCACAGACCACGCGGCAGATGCCCAGGCCTCGCGCCAGTTCACCCGCACAAACCTGTTTGAGGTGAACGGTTACAGCAAAGCAAAAGATGGGTCAGAGAAAGCTTTCTGCATCTATGCGGAGAACGTTGTCTTGGCGACTGGGACATACGACAGCCCTGCGTGGCTTGAGGTCAATGGGGAAGACCTTCCATTTGTTTACCACACCACTTCGGAACTGGAGCAAACCCTCAAGGAGCAGGAGACGGGAGTGAACCTGGACCCCATTCTGATTGTGGGGGGTGGGCTGACTGCCGCGGACGCTGTCATCTCCGCTCACCATAGTAACGCCCCCATCATCCACGTCTTCCGCAGAGGGGTCACCGACCCAGGCCTGATCTTCAACCAGCTCCCCAAGGTGATGTATCCTGAGTATCACAAGGTTCACCAGATGATGACGCAGCAGTCCTGTACCACCACAGGGCCCTACCAGGGGTACCTCAGTCTCCCCAAACACCGCGTGGTGAGCTTCACTCCCGACAGGAAGTGCATCCTTCAAGACATGGGCTCAGGAGAAAGAAGGGCCTTCAACATCTCCATGGCCCTAATCCTGATCGGCTCCAACCCTAATCTGACATTCCTGCCTGATCAGGGAAGGTCCCTGGCGGCTGACACAGAGCTCCCAGTTAATAGCAAGCGTAACCCTGTGGTTGTGGACTGTCGCACCTACGAGTGTGCCCAGGAGCGCGGGCTGTACGCTCTGGGGCCCCTGGTGGGAGATAACTTTGTACGCTTCCTGCAGGGGGGCGCTCTGGCTATCACCAGTGCTCTGACCAAGGACAGACATGGTCAACGCCCAATCCACAGCCAGCCTACGGTCAGCTGA
- the LOC139278678 gene encoding oxidative stress-induced growth inhibitor 2-like isoform X2 translates to MAVLFDSLLHPDADLGVSMDSMLSWKLESGHYIPHLVLGKGPLGGAWHSIEGSMFTLSLGDWMELPDLPFRDWMRVKRRCLRNDRATTADIAQYYQHYATAKGLRENFVCGTVVTSVRRVSPSCGEGEEATDHAADAQASRQFTRTNLFEVNGYSKAKDGSEKAFCIYAENVVLATGTYDSPAWLEVNGEDLPFVYHTTSELEQTLKEQETGVNLDPILIVGGGLTAADAVISAHHSNAPIIHVFRRGVTDPGLIFNQLPKVMYPEYHKVHQMMTQQSCTTTGPYQGYLSLPKHRVVSFTPDRKCILQDMGSGERRAFNISMALILIGSNPNLTFLPDQGRSLAADTELPVNSKRNPVVVDCRTYECAQERGLYALGPLVGDNFVRFLQGGALAITSALTKDRHGQRPIHSQPTVS, encoded by the exons ATGGCCGTTCTCTTTGATTCCCTCCTGCACCCCGATGCTGATTTAGGCGTATCCATGGATTCAATGCTAAGCTGGAAGCTGGAATCTGGGCACTACATTCCTCATCTGGTCCTTGGCAAGGGGCCACTGGGAGGGGCTTGGCAC TCTATTGAGGGCTCCATGTTTACCCTCAGTCTCGGGGACTGGATGGAGCTTCCTGACCTGCCCTTCAGGGACTGGATGAGGGTCAAGAGAAG ATGCCTGCGGAACGATCGGGCCACAACAGCAGACATTGCCCAGTATTACCAGCACTACGCCACAGCCAAGGGTCTGCGGGAGAACTTTGTGTGTGGCACCGTGGTGACCTCGGTGAGAAGGGTCAGTCCCAGTTGCGGCGAGGGAGAGGAGGCCACAGACCACGCGGCAGATGCCCAGGCCTCGCGCCAGTTCACCCGCACAAACCTGTTTGAGGTGAACGGTTACAGCAAAGCAAAAGATGGGTCAGAGAAAGCTTTCTGCATCTATGCGGAGAACGTTGTCTTGGCGACTGGGACATACGACAGCCCTGCGTGGCTTGAGGTCAATGGGGAAGACCTTCCATTTGTTTACCACACCACTTCGGAACTGGAGCAAACCCTCAAGGAGCAGGAGACGGGAGTGAACCTGGACCCCATTCTGATTGTGGGGGGTGGGCTGACTGCCGCGGACGCTGTCATCTCCGCTCACCATAGTAACGCCCCCATCATCCACGTCTTCCGCAGAGGGGTCACCGACCCAGGCCTGATCTTCAACCAGCTCCCCAAGGTGATGTATCCTGAGTATCACAAGGTTCACCAGATGATGACGCAGCAGTCCTGTACCACCACAGGGCCCTACCAGGGGTACCTCAGTCTCCCCAAACACCGCGTGGTGAGCTTCACTCCCGACAGGAAGTGCATCCTTCAAGACATGGGCTCAGGAGAAAGAAGGGCCTTCAACATCTCCATGGCCCTAATCCTGATCGGCTCCAACCCTAATCTGACATTCCTGCCTGATCAGGGAAGGTCCCTGGCGGCTGACACAGAGCTCCCAGTTAATAGCAAGCGTAACCCTGTGGTTGTGGACTGTCGCACCTACGAGTGTGCCCAGGAGCGCGGGCTGTACGCTCTGGGGCCCCTGGTGGGAGATAACTTTGTACGCTTCCTGCAGGGGGGCGCTCTGGCTATCACCAGTGCTCTGACCAAGGACAGACATGGTCAACGCCCAATCCACAGCCAGCCTACGGTCAGCTGA